Proteins encoded in a region of the Populus alba chromosome 13, ASM523922v2, whole genome shotgun sequence genome:
- the LOC118044008 gene encoding uncharacterized protein isoform X1 — MGDSLFEGLPPPSHQQQNQEAEANDTTKTTKREPSTVPAPPKPALKSALKRPKPVEAEPDLEDGAAEKATASGKRLRFKTTTDASETQVIEAMKKIASHIKTPTKFSKASKLAIQLIQAGSVKPGTSDHFFAILEAAMSSTTSCTDPSVRADYHALFSAAQDAAECLNKKQKNQLATWTVRAVLANDFFTDDSFLFSKTAGQVKDAIADLPVATKDDDIEEAASLIDKAVTTDEYSKREDTCSGGEAEENKDVSDPFGLDALIPSTVKKDEKVKGKKDMPVKVREEEEEESKRFLKYQREALITCLEIAARRYKIPWCQTVIDILVKHAFDNVARFTSCQRDAIQKLWASIREQQTRRKQGKSVNGKLDVNGFEWLQQKYAGEKISIRHSVGGSGDRRASQWLG; from the exons ATGGGTGATAGTTTATTTGAAGGCTTGCCACCACCTTCTCATCAGCAACAAAACCAAGAAGCAGAAGCTAACGATACTacaaaaacaactaaaagaGAACCATCTACAGTGCCAGCTCCACCAAAACCAGCTTTGAAAAGTGCCCTCAAGCGCCCTAAACCAGTGGAAGCCGAACCAGACCTAGAAG ATGGTGCAGCTGAAAAGGCCACTGCATCTGGAAAGCGGTTGAGGTTTAAAACAACAACAGATGCCTCAGAGACGCAAGTTATAGAGGCCATGAAGAAGATAGCATCGCATATCAAGACTCCAACTAAGTTTTCTAAAGCTTCAAAGCTTGCCATACAGCTAATTCAGGCTGGAAGTGTAAAACCAGGAACTAGTGACCACTTCTTTGCCATACTTGAGGCTGCCATGTCCTCAACCACTTCTTGCACAGATCCTTCTGTGCGGGCAGATTATCATGCCTTGTTCTCAGCAGCTCAGGATGCAGCTGAA TGCCTCAATAAGAAGCAGAAGAACCAATTAGCTACATGGACAGTTAGGGCAGTGTTAGCAAATGACTTCTTCACTGATGACAGCTTTTTG TTTTCAAAGACAGCTGGACAAGTAAAAGATGCCATAGCTGATCTTCCTGTTGCAACCAAGGATGATGACATAGAGGAAGCTGCATCACTAATCGATAAGGCAGTGACAACTGATGAATATAGTAAAAGAGAAGATACATGTTCAGGTGGTGAAGCTGAAGAGAATAAGGATGTGTCTGATCCGTTTGGGCTTGATGCTCTGATTCCAAGCACAGTGAAGAAAGATGAGAAGGTAAAGGGGAAGAAAGATATGCCAGTCAAGGTGagggaggaagaggaagaagagagtAAGAGATTCCTCAAGTACCAGCGAGAGGCCTTGATTACCTGTTTAGAGATAGCTGCTCGGCGTTACAAAATACCATG GTGCCAAACAGTGATAGACATTTTGGTGAAGCATGCCTTTGATAATGTCGCAAGGTTCACATCTTGCCAAAGGGATGCCATTCAGAAACTTTGGGCTTCCATACGGGAGCAGCAAACACGGAGAAAGCAAGGGAAATCAGTAAATGGGAAACTCGATGTGAATGGTTTTGAATGGCTTCAACAGAAGTACGCTGGTGAGAAAATCAGTATTCGGCACTCTGTTGGTGGCAGTGGGGATCGTCGCGCCTCACAGTGGCTTGGTTAA
- the LOC118044008 gene encoding uncharacterized protein isoform X2 — protein sequence MGDSLFEGLPPPSHQQQNQEAEANDTTKTTKREPSTVPAPPKPALKSALKRPKPVEAEPDLEAEKATASGKRLRFKTTTDASETQVIEAMKKIASHIKTPTKFSKASKLAIQLIQAGSVKPGTSDHFFAILEAAMSSTTSCTDPSVRADYHALFSAAQDAAECLNKKQKNQLATWTVRAVLANDFFTDDSFLFSKTAGQVKDAIADLPVATKDDDIEEAASLIDKAVTTDEYSKREDTCSGGEAEENKDVSDPFGLDALIPSTVKKDEKVKGKKDMPVKVREEEEEESKRFLKYQREALITCLEIAARRYKIPWCQTVIDILVKHAFDNVARFTSCQRDAIQKLWASIREQQTRRKQGKSVNGKLDVNGFEWLQQKYAGEKISIRHSVGGSGDRRASQWLG from the exons ATGGGTGATAGTTTATTTGAAGGCTTGCCACCACCTTCTCATCAGCAACAAAACCAAGAAGCAGAAGCTAACGATACTacaaaaacaactaaaagaGAACCATCTACAGTGCCAGCTCCACCAAAACCAGCTTTGAAAAGTGCCCTCAAGCGCCCTAAACCAGTGGAAGCCGAACCAGACCTAGAAG CTGAAAAGGCCACTGCATCTGGAAAGCGGTTGAGGTTTAAAACAACAACAGATGCCTCAGAGACGCAAGTTATAGAGGCCATGAAGAAGATAGCATCGCATATCAAGACTCCAACTAAGTTTTCTAAAGCTTCAAAGCTTGCCATACAGCTAATTCAGGCTGGAAGTGTAAAACCAGGAACTAGTGACCACTTCTTTGCCATACTTGAGGCTGCCATGTCCTCAACCACTTCTTGCACAGATCCTTCTGTGCGGGCAGATTATCATGCCTTGTTCTCAGCAGCTCAGGATGCAGCTGAA TGCCTCAATAAGAAGCAGAAGAACCAATTAGCTACATGGACAGTTAGGGCAGTGTTAGCAAATGACTTCTTCACTGATGACAGCTTTTTG TTTTCAAAGACAGCTGGACAAGTAAAAGATGCCATAGCTGATCTTCCTGTTGCAACCAAGGATGATGACATAGAGGAAGCTGCATCACTAATCGATAAGGCAGTGACAACTGATGAATATAGTAAAAGAGAAGATACATGTTCAGGTGGTGAAGCTGAAGAGAATAAGGATGTGTCTGATCCGTTTGGGCTTGATGCTCTGATTCCAAGCACAGTGAAGAAAGATGAGAAGGTAAAGGGGAAGAAAGATATGCCAGTCAAGGTGagggaggaagaggaagaagagagtAAGAGATTCCTCAAGTACCAGCGAGAGGCCTTGATTACCTGTTTAGAGATAGCTGCTCGGCGTTACAAAATACCATG GTGCCAAACAGTGATAGACATTTTGGTGAAGCATGCCTTTGATAATGTCGCAAGGTTCACATCTTGCCAAAGGGATGCCATTCAGAAACTTTGGGCTTCCATACGGGAGCAGCAAACACGGAGAAAGCAAGGGAAATCAGTAAATGGGAAACTCGATGTGAATGGTTTTGAATGGCTTCAACAGAAGTACGCTGGTGAGAAAATCAGTATTCGGCACTCTGTTGGTGGCAGTGGGGATCGTCGCGCCTCACAGTGGCTTGGTTAA